In Sphingobacterium sp. PCS056, the following proteins share a genomic window:
- the acnA gene encoding aconitate hydratase AcnA, whose translation MSINNAKSQKTIVINEKSYNYCSLKDLPQGSVSHLPFSIRILLENVLRNYDGFSITDEHIDTLINWTPEPVDKDIPFKPARILMQDFTGVPAVVDMASLRAEYVRHGKDGQKINPAIPVDLVIDHSVQVDYYGTDYAYDKNVELEYQRNKERYELLKWAQHGLKNFTVVPPGMGICHQVNLEYLAKGIIEREGWLFPDTLVGTDSHTPMVNGMGVVGWGAGGIEAEAAMLGQPIFFTCPEVIGLKLTGKIPEICTATDMVLSITKVLRDKGVVGKFVELFGDGLDHLTVTDRATIANMSPEFGCTITYFPIDDRTLEYMYTTNRTPEQIKIVETYCKENLLWRTGHEEINFSSIVEFDLSTLEPTVSGPKRPQDKVLAKDLGHQFSSLLQQEYQRNYSLPNERKESAWLADGGSGTEFTFGKVPKNSESELEVVKDAIQSVRIKYKNQEFVLSDGSIVIAAITSCTNTSNPAVMIGAGLLARNAIEKGLRTKSWVKTSLAPGSKVVTQYLNRSGLNTDLEALRFHTVGYGCTSCIGNSGPLPPHIAEAVDKGDLVVASVLSGNRNFEARVHPQVKMNFLMSPMLVVAYALVGRVDVDLINDPLSYDPNGRPVYLKDIWPSREEIVKTVNDCVKQGDFQEVYDVIFDGSTDWQNLEVSLDERFEWNKESTYIKEAPFFENLEATPNPVTDITHARVLLYLGDSVTTDHISPAGSFRENSAAGQYLSAHGVETADFNSYGSRRGNHEVMMRGTFANVRIKNKIVQKEGGFSVYFPTGELKTVYETAMEYKKTDTALIVLAGKEYGSGSSRDWAAKGAYLLGIKAVIAESFERIHRSNLVGMGVAPLVFTNGQNAEILELDGTEIFDIIGLADQLTPHKLLDVKATHPTGKITEFKVQARMDSAIEIEYYKNNGILQYVLRDYLKNS comes from the coding sequence ATGAGCATAAATAACGCTAAATCACAAAAAACAATAGTTATAAACGAAAAAAGTTATAACTATTGTTCGCTAAAAGATCTTCCGCAAGGTTCAGTGTCCCATCTACCATTCAGTATCCGTATTTTGCTTGAAAACGTATTGCGTAATTATGATGGTTTCAGCATTACCGATGAGCATATTGATACACTCATAAATTGGACTCCAGAGCCAGTTGACAAAGATATTCCTTTTAAACCCGCACGGATCTTGATGCAAGATTTCACAGGAGTACCTGCTGTCGTTGATATGGCGTCCCTTCGTGCAGAATATGTTCGTCATGGAAAAGATGGTCAAAAGATCAATCCTGCAATTCCAGTAGATTTAGTGATAGACCATTCAGTGCAGGTGGATTATTATGGAACGGATTATGCTTACGACAAAAATGTAGAACTAGAGTATCAACGTAATAAGGAGCGTTACGAATTACTCAAATGGGCACAGCATGGTTTGAAAAACTTTACGGTAGTCCCTCCAGGAATGGGAATTTGTCACCAAGTAAATCTGGAATATTTAGCTAAAGGTATTATAGAACGTGAAGGCTGGTTATTTCCCGATACTTTGGTGGGTACCGATTCGCATACGCCCATGGTCAACGGTATGGGGGTAGTGGGTTGGGGCGCAGGAGGTATCGAGGCCGAAGCCGCTATGTTGGGGCAACCGATCTTCTTTACCTGTCCTGAAGTGATTGGTTTAAAATTGACGGGGAAAATACCTGAGATTTGTACAGCCACTGATATGGTCTTGTCCATTACGAAGGTGCTTCGAGATAAAGGTGTTGTCGGAAAGTTTGTTGAACTTTTTGGAGATGGATTGGATCACTTGACGGTTACAGATCGAGCAACTATTGCCAATATGTCGCCAGAATTTGGCTGTACGATTACTTATTTCCCAATTGACGATCGTACTCTGGAGTATATGTATACAACCAATCGGACACCTGAACAAATTAAGATTGTGGAAACGTATTGCAAAGAAAATCTACTATGGAGAACAGGTCATGAAGAAATTAATTTTTCTTCTATAGTAGAGTTTGATCTATCCACTTTAGAACCAACTGTTTCTGGGCCAAAACGTCCGCAGGACAAAGTTTTGGCAAAAGATTTAGGCCATCAATTTTCAAGTTTGCTGCAGCAAGAATATCAACGTAATTATAGCTTGCCGAATGAAAGAAAAGAATCGGCTTGGCTTGCAGATGGAGGGTCAGGGACCGAATTTACTTTTGGTAAAGTTCCCAAGAACAGTGAATCAGAATTAGAAGTCGTGAAAGATGCGATACAGTCCGTACGCATCAAATATAAAAATCAAGAATTTGTATTAAGCGATGGAAGCATTGTGATAGCAGCGATCACGAGCTGTACCAATACGTCTAACCCTGCGGTCATGATTGGTGCGGGATTATTGGCACGCAACGCTATAGAAAAGGGCTTGAGAACAAAATCATGGGTCAAAACTTCTTTAGCACCCGGTTCTAAAGTTGTTACCCAATATCTGAACCGATCAGGATTAAATACGGACCTGGAAGCATTACGTTTTCACACTGTAGGATATGGGTGCACCTCTTGTATTGGTAATTCGGGGCCTTTACCGCCACATATTGCCGAAGCTGTAGACAAAGGAGATCTAGTAGTGGCATCGGTATTATCGGGGAATAGGAATTTCGAAGCAAGAGTGCACCCACAGGTGAAAATGAATTTTCTAATGTCTCCCATGCTTGTCGTGGCTTATGCGTTGGTAGGTCGGGTAGATGTCGATCTGATAAACGATCCACTGTCGTATGACCCGAATGGTCGTCCCGTTTATTTGAAAGATATCTGGCCGAGCCGCGAAGAAATAGTAAAAACAGTAAACGACTGTGTTAAACAGGGAGATTTTCAGGAAGTTTATGATGTTATATTTGACGGTTCAACAGATTGGCAAAATCTAGAGGTAAGCTTAGATGAGCGCTTTGAATGGAATAAAGAGTCCACTTATATCAAAGAAGCTCCATTTTTTGAAAATCTGGAGGCCACTCCAAATCCCGTGACGGATATTACCCATGCTCGTGTATTATTATACTTGGGTGATTCAGTCACGACGGATCATATATCACCTGCAGGTTCCTTTCGTGAAAATAGTGCAGCTGGACAATACTTATCTGCTCATGGAGTAGAAACCGCTGATTTTAATTCTTATGGTTCTCGTCGTGGAAATCATGAGGTCATGATGCGAGGTACTTTTGCCAATGTACGTATTAAAAATAAGATCGTACAGAAAGAAGGTGGTTTCAGCGTGTACTTTCCAACCGGAGAGTTGAAAACAGTGTATGAAACTGCTATGGAATATAAAAAGACAGATACTGCCCTTATTGTATTGGCCGGGAAAGAATATGGATCAGGTTCGTCACGCGATTGGGCTGCCAAAGGCGCTTATTTATTAGGTATCAAAGCAGTCATCGCAGAAAGTTTTGAACGGATCCATCGCAGCAACTTGGTCGGTATGGGGGTAGCTCCATTAGTATTTACCAATGGACAAAATGCCGAAATTTTAGAACTAGACGGAACTGAAATTTTTGATATTATTGGACTTGCTGATCAGTTGACTCCGCACAAATTGTTGGATGTAAAAGCAACTCATCCAACTGGAAAAATAACGGAATTTAAAGTTCAGGCTCGGATGGATTCTGCTATAGAAATCGAATATTATAAAAATAATGGCATTTTACAATATGTGTTAAGAGATTATTTAAAAAACAGTTAA
- a CDS encoding HAD family hydrolase, translating to MKLIIFDLDGTLLDTLQDLGESCNTILGQFGYPTHPLESYKKFVGNGVRMLIERALPTEARTEDTITRLLLAFKKRYEDQTESCTKPYTGIIPLLQTLQSSGYLISIASNKYHEAVIPLVKKYFPEISFDVLLGHRTGHPPKPDADIVFETLLMLNLQPSDCCYVGDSSVDMDTACNAGVRAVGVTWGFRDEEELRLHGADYIIYEPQQLLDIVIKR from the coding sequence ATGAAGCTAATAATATTTGATTTAGATGGCACATTGTTAGACACTCTCCAAGATTTAGGAGAGAGCTGCAATACCATACTTGGCCAATTTGGATACCCCACTCACCCCTTAGAATCTTATAAAAAATTTGTAGGAAATGGGGTCCGCATGCTCATTGAACGCGCATTACCTACAGAGGCTAGAACTGAGGATACGATAACACGACTACTTCTTGCATTTAAGAAACGTTATGAAGATCAAACTGAAAGTTGTACCAAACCCTATACTGGTATTATTCCCTTATTGCAAACACTTCAATCATCTGGCTATTTGATTTCAATTGCATCCAACAAATATCATGAAGCTGTCATTCCGTTGGTTAAAAAATATTTTCCGGAGATTTCTTTTGATGTTCTACTGGGACATAGAACTGGACATCCGCCCAAACCTGATGCCGATATTGTATTCGAAACGCTCCTTATGCTGAACTTGCAGCCAAGTGACTGCTGCTATGTAGGTGATTCATCTGTCGATATGGATACCGCGTGTAATGCTGGAGTACGTGCAGTCGGTGTAACATGGGGATTTCGGGATGAAGAAGAATTGAGACTACATGGAGCAGATTATATTATATATGAACCGCAGCAGCTACTCGATATTGTAATTAAACGATAA
- a CDS encoding ATP-binding protein — MKKIMILSLALLLGTTVKAQRKLEKIWETDSIINMPESVLPDTKAGILYVSIMGNSADEKDGIGGIGKLDLNGKIIDLDWIHGLNSPKGLAKYGNTLYAADITDVVVIDIPSSKIVRKIPIAGSIFLNDITVTDKGVVYVSDSRTKKIHQIINNKDVVYLENIDGVNGLKAIGKDMYIAGGNKQLLQANDKKELTTIADLPCGGDGIEPIGNGDFVYSCWAGYIYYVHANGKYELLLDSTAEKKNTADIGYDPVKKIIYVPTFFKNSVAAYQLK; from the coding sequence ATGAAAAAAATAATGATTCTATCTCTCGCATTACTATTGGGTACTACGGTCAAGGCACAGCGTAAGTTGGAGAAAATATGGGAAACAGATTCGATTATCAATATGCCTGAATCTGTTTTACCAGATACCAAAGCTGGTATTCTATATGTATCCATCATGGGCAATAGTGCGGATGAGAAAGATGGTATTGGTGGTATTGGTAAATTAGACCTGAATGGCAAAATTATAGATCTAGATTGGATCCACGGGCTCAATTCTCCTAAAGGACTTGCCAAATATGGAAACACTCTTTATGCAGCAGATATAACGGATGTCGTTGTCATTGATATCCCTTCTAGTAAAATCGTTCGTAAAATCCCAATTGCAGGTTCCATATTTTTAAATGACATTACTGTCACTGACAAAGGCGTTGTTTATGTTTCGGATTCTAGGACAAAAAAGATCCATCAAATCATTAATAATAAAGATGTTGTATATCTTGAAAATATTGATGGCGTCAATGGTTTAAAAGCTATCGGTAAAGATATGTATATCGCTGGTGGCAATAAGCAATTACTGCAGGCTAATGATAAGAAGGAATTGACAACAATAGCCGATCTACCATGTGGCGGTGATGGTATAGAACCGATCGGCAATGGTGACTTCGTCTATTCATGCTGGGCGGGCTATATTTATTACGTTCACGCTAATGGAAAATATGAATTACTACTGGATAGCACTGCAGAGAAGAAAAATACAGCAGATATCGGATATGACCCTGTTAAAAAGATTATTTATGTACCTACTTTCTTCAAAAATAGTGTTGCAGCATATCAATTGAAATAG
- a CDS encoding ankyrin repeat domain-containing protein codes for MQHLIVFFSLLFLNSCHTDTDMNADTSSQKKLIEAVQKNQLALVEEALKNGSSVHTTDQNGKSLLLIATQNNALDMAKLLLSYQADVNQQDHIKDSPFLYAGATGNLELVKLYLLHGARFDVFNRYHGTALIPACERGHLEVVNVLANTEGFPIDHVNRLGWTALMEAVILGDGSQKYIDIVRTLIDAGCNIHIADHEKITPLQHARNKGYSAIVQLLEQAATSSLAHLKCR; via the coding sequence ATGCAACATCTTATTGTATTTTTTTCATTATTATTTCTAAACTCTTGTCATACTGATACCGATATGAATGCTGATACCTCATCTCAAAAAAAATTGATTGAAGCTGTGCAAAAGAATCAATTAGCTCTAGTTGAAGAAGCGTTAAAGAACGGCTCTTCTGTTCATACAACTGATCAAAATGGCAAATCTTTGCTTTTAATTGCAACACAAAATAATGCTCTTGATATGGCCAAGTTGTTGCTATCCTATCAGGCAGATGTTAATCAACAAGATCATATCAAAGACAGTCCATTTCTATATGCAGGAGCGACAGGAAATCTTGAACTGGTGAAACTCTATTTATTGCATGGAGCTCGGTTTGATGTATTCAACAGGTATCATGGTACAGCTCTTATTCCTGCCTGTGAGCGTGGACATTTGGAGGTTGTAAACGTGTTAGCCAATACAGAAGGGTTCCCGATTGATCATGTTAATCGACTGGGTTGGACCGCTTTGATGGAGGCTGTAATTTTGGGTGATGGAAGTCAAAAATATATTGACATTGTTCGGACACTGATCGATGCGGGATGTAACATCCATATTGCCGACCATGAGAAAATTACTCCTCTCCAACATGCTCGCAACAAGGGATATTCCGCTATCGTTCAACTTTTGGAGCAAGCAGCTACCTCATCACTAGCACATTTAAAGTGTAGATAA